Proteins encoded in a region of the Atopobium sp. oral taxon 416 genome:
- a CDS encoding L-serine ammonia-lyase, iron-sulfur-dependent, subunit beta, with translation MATIERSASMGVIVAAPTAGAAGVVPGVLLAAQETLEVDDGALARALWCAAAIGLLIAQNASIAGAEGGCQAEVGTAAAMAAAGLIELQGGTPQQALNAASIAITNLEGLVCDPVMGLVEYPCQQRNAAGIAIAFNAAQLAQANVCGPIPFDEVVDAMRETGQSLPESLRETARGGLAATPTACQLCHKYRLHF, from the coding sequence ATGGCAACGATTGAACGCTCTGCCTCGATGGGCGTGATTGTTGCGGCTCCGACTGCGGGTGCCGCCGGGGTCGTCCCCGGCGTCCTGCTTGCGGCTCAGGAGACGCTTGAAGTTGATGACGGAGCACTTGCCCGTGCGCTCTGGTGTGCCGCTGCTATCGGCCTTCTGATCGCTCAGAATGCCTCGATCGCAGGTGCCGAAGGAGGCTGTCAGGCTGAGGTGGGTACCGCTGCCGCAATGGCAGCTGCGGGACTCATTGAGCTCCAAGGTGGAACCCCTCAGCAAGCTTTGAACGCCGCCTCGATCGCGATCACGAATTTGGAGGGGTTAGTCTGTGACCCCGTGATGGGCCTAGTGGAATATCCCTGCCAGCAGCGTAATGCCGCCGGCATCGCAATCGCCTTCAATGCCGCGCAGCTCGCTCAGGCAAACGTGTGTGGCCCTATCCCCTTCGACGAGGTAGTCGACGCAATGCGTGAGACAGGACAATCCTTACCGGAATCCCTGAGGGAAACCGCCCGGGGTGGCCTCGCCGCCACCCCCACCGCCTGTCAGCTCTGCCACAAATACAGACTGCATTTCTAG
- the priA gene encoding primosomal protein N' has translation MIFVSVVVDIPTRALLAPFDYAVEDRLLTTEKVRQDPARYLIGMTVLVPFSRRRAVGYVMDVHREPPEGLALNKIKSIDAILAPSAFDERSAQLAFWIAEKYACPVCEAVRLFLAPGQTVKVKKVEDGSWELVQRSAGPLDVRWVGLTDQAVSFKPRPQASKQRGVLWALSDGAVRLVELNALLPGASQAVKTLEKYGVVRVWNRREFRSLETTTLSSARSVRPEHLTQGQQQALKAIQEACAAAQGDVVLLDGVTSSGKTEVYLEAIEQALREGKGAIVLVPEIALTAQTVGRFRSRFGEQVALLHSRLSVGERFDQWDLVRQGKARVVVGARSALFAPVHNLGLVIIDEEHETSYKQDSAPRYHAREVAAQLVKLNHAALVLGSATPSLESLTRCEQGTFNGVRWTRVPMPERPGRATLPEVHIVDMRQEFTSGHRSIFSKRLQDALLSTVEHHHKAVLLLNRRGFANFLMCRECGCVPQCPHCNTALTYHERTHSLVCHSCGRSWPIRAYPDPTTRCPNCGSRYLAQFGVGTQRVEDELKNLLPDTLIIRMDADTTKGKGDHRRLLEEFDAAPTAVLIGTQMIAKGLDFPEVTLVGVINADTTLKLPDFRASERTYDLLEQVAGRAGRGEEAGQVIIQTYWATDPAIQAVKTHDRRSYVASELEERREANYPPYTRLTNVLVWGKYKNQITQVINAIASEVRKKLSGRSGWYVLGPAGCVKSKIQDRYRMHIIVKSPLDAEVGQLIAPIVNDLKKPRGVNVAIDVDAYDLM, from the coding sequence ATGATCTTTGTGAGTGTCGTCGTCGATATCCCCACCCGTGCGCTCTTAGCCCCCTTTGACTATGCAGTGGAGGATCGGCTGCTCACGACCGAGAAGGTGCGGCAGGATCCTGCGCGCTATCTGATTGGCATGACAGTTCTCGTACCGTTCTCAAGGCGGCGTGCCGTGGGCTATGTGATGGACGTACACAGAGAACCTCCTGAGGGGCTTGCCCTCAACAAGATCAAATCGATCGACGCAATCTTGGCGCCCTCCGCCTTCGATGAAAGGTCCGCTCAATTAGCGTTCTGGATTGCGGAAAAGTATGCCTGTCCGGTGTGTGAGGCGGTTCGCCTCTTTTTGGCTCCGGGGCAGACCGTAAAAGTGAAGAAGGTGGAGGATGGTTCGTGGGAGTTGGTCCAGCGCTCTGCGGGGCCGCTCGATGTCCGTTGGGTCGGGCTCACCGATCAGGCTGTCTCTTTCAAGCCCCGTCCGCAGGCTTCCAAGCAGCGTGGGGTGCTGTGGGCACTCTCTGACGGCGCGGTGCGCCTCGTGGAGCTCAATGCTCTTCTGCCGGGGGCTTCACAGGCCGTGAAGACCTTGGAAAAATATGGGGTGGTACGGGTTTGGAACCGGCGTGAGTTCAGAAGCCTCGAGACCACGACCTTAAGCTCTGCACGCTCGGTTAGACCTGAGCATTTGACTCAGGGACAGCAGCAGGCACTGAAGGCGATTCAGGAAGCTTGCGCTGCAGCCCAGGGAGATGTCGTGCTGCTCGACGGAGTCACCAGCTCCGGCAAGACTGAGGTATATCTTGAGGCGATCGAACAGGCCCTCAGGGAAGGCAAAGGGGCGATTGTACTCGTCCCGGAGATCGCGCTGACCGCGCAGACGGTGGGGCGGTTCCGCTCCCGTTTTGGGGAGCAGGTGGCACTGTTGCATTCGCGCCTCTCGGTCGGTGAGCGCTTCGACCAGTGGGACCTCGTGAGACAGGGGAAGGCTCGGGTCGTCGTGGGCGCCCGCTCTGCGCTCTTTGCTCCGGTTCACAACCTCGGGCTTGTAATCATCGACGAGGAGCATGAGACTTCCTACAAACAGGATTCAGCGCCTCGCTACCACGCGCGTGAGGTGGCGGCGCAGTTGGTCAAGCTCAACCATGCCGCACTTGTCTTAGGTTCGGCGACGCCTTCGCTGGAGAGCCTCACCCGCTGTGAGCAAGGTACGTTCAATGGCGTCCGCTGGACGCGTGTTCCGATGCCCGAGCGTCCGGGCAGGGCTACCTTGCCCGAGGTTCATATTGTCGATATGCGCCAGGAATTCACCAGTGGCCATCGCTCAATCTTTTCGAAGCGTCTGCAGGATGCGCTGCTCTCAACGGTGGAGCACCACCACAAGGCAGTGCTGCTGTTGAACCGCCGCGGCTTTGCGAACTTCCTGATGTGTCGGGAGTGCGGCTGCGTCCCACAGTGCCCACACTGCAATACTGCGCTGACCTATCATGAGCGCACCCATTCACTTGTGTGCCACAGCTGTGGAAGAAGCTGGCCTATCAGGGCCTATCCGGATCCTACGACGCGATGTCCCAACTGTGGGAGCAGGTATCTGGCGCAGTTCGGTGTAGGAACCCAACGGGTGGAGGATGAGCTCAAGAACCTGCTGCCTGATACCTTGATCATCCGCATGGATGCGGATACTACCAAAGGCAAGGGAGACCACCGGCGGCTCCTGGAGGAATTCGATGCAGCCCCTACCGCAGTGCTGATCGGTACCCAGATGATTGCAAAGGGGCTCGACTTCCCGGAAGTGACGCTCGTCGGTGTAATCAATGCGGACACGACACTGAAGCTGCCGGATTTCCGGGCCTCTGAGCGGACCTACGATCTGCTGGAACAGGTGGCGGGCCGGGCAGGCCGTGGAGAGGAAGCCGGTCAAGTCATTATCCAAACCTACTGGGCCACGGATCCGGCGATCCAGGCGGTCAAGACCCACGACCGCAGGTCCTATGTCGCCTCAGAGCTCGAGGAGCGCAGAGAGGCCAACTATCCGCCCTATACTCGTCTCACCAACGTCCTTGTGTGGGGGAAGTATAAGAATCAGATCACGCAGGTGATCAACGCGATTGCCTCAGAAGTCAGAAAGAAACTCTCTGGCCGATCCGGATGGTATGTCCTGGGACCCGCGGGCTGTGTGAAGTCAAAGATCCAGGACCGCTACCGCATGCATATCATTGTCAAATCCCCGCTCGATGCGGAGGTGGGACAATTGATCGCCCCGATTGTGAACGACCTGAAGAAACCCCGTGGGGTTAACGTGGCGATCGATGTGGACGCCTATGACCTGATGTAG
- the gltX gene encoding glutamate--tRNA ligase gives MSDDKRLVRVRFAPSPTGKLHVGGARTAIFNWAFARANHGTFILRIDDTDPTRSTEENTRVILRAMRWLGLDWDEGPEVGGDFGPYKQTDRLEIYKKAAHQLVKEGKAYYCFCSPEKLAADKKAAQERHDPFQGYPRTCRNIPPEVAQARVDNGESHTIRIKVPLDRGDVVAHDVIHGDVVFKANELDDFIIFRSDGTPTYNFATVVDDSMMGITHVIRGDDHLSNTPRQMMVYEALDRPVPTFAHISMILGPDGKKLSKRHGATSVEEYRDAGYLSDAFVNYLALLGWSPDGSTTIVPRKTLASEFSLDHVSKNPATFDIKKLNSINQTYIMAMSDSEFADKILIPELRSAKLEPENSTLHEHTWYEILASVLKPRTVVMPDVIDKSRFLYVGNVIELDEKSVKRNIVKPNTKSYLTAAKRALESVSEENWHAEQINAALAPLPDQLDTSKRKFYGALRVAVCGNQVSPPMGESLELLGKPCALARIDNAMPLAQ, from the coding sequence GTGAGTGATGACAAGCGTTTGGTACGCGTCCGCTTTGCCCCGTCCCCAACGGGAAAACTCCATGTGGGCGGCGCCCGTACCGCGATTTTCAACTGGGCTTTTGCCCGTGCCAACCACGGCACCTTCATCCTGAGAATCGACGACACTGACCCCACTCGCTCCACTGAAGAGAATACGCGGGTCATTCTGCGCGCGATGAGGTGGCTCGGGCTCGACTGGGACGAGGGACCCGAGGTCGGCGGCGACTTTGGCCCCTACAAGCAGACCGACCGGCTCGAGATCTATAAGAAGGCCGCCCATCAGCTTGTAAAAGAGGGCAAAGCCTACTACTGCTTCTGCTCTCCTGAGAAATTGGCAGCTGATAAAAAAGCTGCCCAGGAGCGCCACGACCCCTTCCAGGGCTATCCCAGAACCTGCCGGAACATTCCGCCTGAGGTTGCCCAGGCGCGCGTCGATAACGGAGAGTCACACACGATCCGCATCAAGGTACCGCTGGACCGCGGGGACGTTGTGGCCCACGACGTAATCCACGGCGACGTGGTCTTCAAGGCCAATGAGCTCGACGACTTTATCATCTTTCGCTCTGACGGGACCCCAACCTACAACTTCGCTACGGTGGTGGACGACTCGATGATGGGGATCACCCATGTGATCCGCGGCGACGACCACCTCTCCAATACCCCCAGACAGATGATGGTGTACGAGGCGCTCGACAGGCCGGTGCCCACCTTTGCGCACATCTCGATGATCTTAGGCCCGGACGGCAAGAAGCTCTCCAAGCGCCACGGCGCTACCTCGGTAGAGGAGTACCGCGATGCGGGCTACCTCTCCGACGCCTTCGTGAACTACCTGGCACTGCTCGGTTGGTCCCCGGACGGCTCGACCACGATCGTGCCACGCAAGACCTTAGCCTCAGAGTTCTCGCTTGACCACGTGAGCAAGAATCCTGCCACGTTCGATATCAAGAAGCTCAACTCGATCAACCAGACCTATATTATGGCAATGAGCGATAGTGAATTCGCCGACAAGATCCTGATTCCGGAGCTCAGGAGCGCCAAGCTCGAGCCTGAGAATTCCACCCTGCACGAGCACACGTGGTATGAGATCTTAGCGAGCGTCCTTAAGCCCCGCACTGTCGTGATGCCCGATGTAATCGACAAGAGCCGCTTCCTCTATGTCGGCAACGTTATTGAGTTGGACGAAAAGTCCGTCAAGAGAAACATCGTGAAGCCCAACACCAAGTCCTATCTGACCGCCGCAAAGCGGGCGCTCGAGAGCGTAAGCGAGGAGAACTGGCACGCAGAGCAGATCAACGCTGCATTGGCGCCGCTCCCTGACCAACTCGACACCTCCAAGCGCAAGTTCTACGGAGCACTTCGTGTCGCGGTCTGCGGCAACCAGGTCTCCCCTCCGATGGGTGAGTCCCTGGAGCTGCTCGGCAAGCCCTGTGCCCTTGCCCGCATCGACAATGCGATGCCGCTTGCCCAATAA
- a CDS encoding TetR/AcrR family transcriptional regulator, translating into MAELAHSATGDVAVGVMMEMHNALQARIKQRKESNTAGSRMKTRKSTRTRQRIIEAAREIIYERGSIDFQMSEVAERCNMSKGALYYYFKDRSQIVSVIDDSIGDDIINCLEEAVVHNDTTIKALKELCDAFSDALTKNTTGFSALLSEFFHKGYQMIDDVDSRYSQMIFFTNYLIEQGKDQGVIEKSLDSSLIANSVIGVFMFAAMSYLNDRGKMDREEFSRQLMHIILQGVSLKDVDVDRELQQNS; encoded by the coding sequence ATGGCAGAATTGGCGCACAGTGCGACCGGAGACGTGGCCGTCGGCGTGATGATGGAGATGCACAACGCATTGCAGGCCAGAATAAAACAGAGAAAAGAGTCAAATACGGCCGGCTCCCGCATGAAAACGCGCAAAAGTACCCGGACCCGGCAGCGGATCATTGAGGCAGCTCGTGAGATCATCTACGAGCGCGGCAGCATCGATTTCCAGATGAGCGAGGTGGCGGAGCGCTGCAACATGTCAAAGGGCGCCCTCTACTACTACTTCAAGGACCGCTCTCAGATCGTGAGCGTAATCGATGATTCGATCGGCGATGATATAATTAACTGTCTCGAGGAGGCCGTGGTCCACAATGATACAACGATCAAAGCCTTAAAAGAGCTCTGTGACGCCTTCTCCGATGCCCTAACCAAGAATACGACCGGGTTCTCGGCGCTGCTCTCTGAGTTCTTCCACAAGGGCTATCAGATGATTGACGATGTCGACTCCCGCTACAGCCAGATGATCTTCTTCACGAACTACCTGATCGAGCAAGGCAAGGATCAGGGTGTGATCGAGAAGAGCCTCGACTCATCGCTCATCGCCAACTCCGTGATCGGCGTCTTCATGTTCGCCGCTATGTCATACTTGAACGACCGCGGCAAGATGGACCGTGAGGAATTCTCCCGACAGCTGATGCACATCATCTTGCAAGGGGTCTCCCTGAAAGATGTGGATGTCGACAGGGAACTCCAACAGAATTCCTGA
- a CDS encoding ACT domain-containing protein: MLPYLQSVDIILYNSFARTHLGHGTVRALIAGLLGLAPDDTRVKDSLDLAIRAGLTFKIHEGRDGAKPHPNTVSLAMHTTTGRNLEVCGESLGGGRISISEINGVVVKITGDYPTLFVAHTDTPGVLSALTAILAKEHLNIATMRTFRKQPGGEAYTIFETDEPASQEVVAACEEVLHVQFASLVNIPGAMPLKLRVNLKYDFASADRLMELCRNKQMSIAGMMRLREQKLRSSKKIPDQLMKNIIDTMRAETHEALEQPEHSLGGFLYGEAKRVAETPTPFISATQRRSMAYAWQRLNALPRWA; this comes from the coding sequence GTGCTCCCTTACTTACAGTCAGTCGATATCATCCTCTACAACTCCTTCGCCAGAACGCATCTCGGGCACGGCACCGTAAGAGCGCTCATTGCAGGGCTGTTGGGTCTTGCACCGGACGATACCCGGGTGAAGGATTCGCTGGACTTGGCGATACGAGCAGGCCTCACCTTTAAGATCCACGAAGGACGAGACGGGGCCAAACCCCACCCCAACACGGTGTCCCTCGCGATGCATACTACTACCGGCAGGAACCTGGAAGTGTGCGGCGAATCCCTAGGCGGGGGCCGCATCTCGATCTCTGAAATCAATGGGGTCGTCGTGAAGATCACCGGGGACTACCCGACCCTCTTCGTGGCGCACACCGATACCCCAGGCGTACTCTCTGCTTTGACGGCAATCTTGGCAAAGGAGCACCTCAACATCGCGACAATGCGCACCTTCAGAAAGCAGCCCGGAGGTGAGGCGTATACCATCTTTGAGACCGATGAACCGGCTTCGCAGGAGGTGGTGGCTGCCTGTGAAGAGGTGCTTCATGTACAGTTCGCAAGCCTCGTCAATATTCCTGGCGCAATGCCCCTCAAGCTTAGGGTCAACCTCAAATATGACTTTGCAAGCGCCGATCGGCTTATGGAGCTTTGCCGCAACAAACAGATGAGCATCGCCGGAATGATGCGGCTGCGGGAACAGAAGCTGCGCTCTAGCAAGAAAATCCCCGATCAGCTGATGAAGAACATCATCGATACGATGCGCGCCGAAACCCATGAGGCCCTTGAGCAGCCTGAGCATTCCCTGGGAGGCTTTCTCTACGGGGAAGCCAAGCGCGTCGCGGAAACCCCTACGCCGTTCATCAGCGCGACACAGAGGCGCTCGATGGCATACGCATGGCAACGATTGAACGCTCTGCCTCGATGGGCGTGA
- the metK gene encoding methionine adenosyltransferase — protein MSHKNYLFTSESVTEGHPDKMCDQISDAIVDAIFAKEAELQKQGYVDAQGHRADVNNVRCAIETFTTTGTIVVMGEVRTEAYVDVQQIVRDTVAKIGYTRAKYGFDAETCGVMNLIHSQSPDIAQGVDGTFARANEDEIDKIGAGDQGMMFGYASDETDVLMPMPIYLAHRLAERLAFMRKSGSLTYLRPDGKTQVTVRYEDDKPVEVTAIVVSTQHAADVALSQVREDMIEHVIRPVLDEVGIKWDDATIYVNPTGRFVVGGPMGDTGLTGRKIIVDTYGGMGRHGGGCFSGKDPTKVDRSAAYAARWVAKNVVAAGLAHRCEIELAYAIGIPQPLSIMADTFGTAEVDDDIIEKAVEKVFDLRPGAIIRDLKLRRPIYQKTAAYGHFGRKDPDFTWENTDRVDELKKAVAELQ, from the coding sequence ATGTCGCACAAGAATTACCTATTCACCTCTGAGTCCGTGACTGAGGGCCATCCTGACAAGATGTGCGACCAGATCTCGGATGCAATCGTCGACGCGATTTTCGCAAAAGAGGCTGAGCTGCAGAAGCAGGGCTATGTGGATGCTCAGGGCCACAGGGCTGACGTGAACAACGTCCGCTGCGCTATTGAGACCTTCACCACGACCGGTACCATTGTCGTTATGGGCGAAGTCAGAACCGAGGCCTACGTCGACGTACAGCAGATCGTCCGTGACACGGTAGCCAAGATCGGCTACACCCGCGCCAAGTACGGCTTCGACGCTGAGACCTGCGGTGTGATGAACCTGATCCACTCCCAGTCCCCGGATATCGCCCAGGGCGTTGATGGTACTTTTGCTCGCGCCAATGAGGACGAGATCGACAAGATTGGCGCCGGCGATCAGGGCATGATGTTCGGCTACGCTTCCGACGAGACTGACGTGCTGATGCCAATGCCGATCTACTTGGCACATCGTCTGGCAGAGCGCCTGGCCTTCATGAGAAAGAGCGGCTCCCTCACATACCTACGTCCGGATGGCAAGACCCAGGTCACCGTCCGCTACGAGGATGACAAGCCGGTTGAGGTAACCGCAATCGTCGTCTCCACGCAGCATGCGGCAGATGTCGCGCTCTCACAGGTGCGTGAGGATATGATCGAGCACGTGATCCGTCCGGTCTTGGACGAGGTTGGCATCAAGTGGGATGACGCTACCATCTACGTGAACCCGACCGGCCGCTTTGTTGTCGGCGGACCTATGGGCGATACCGGCCTGACCGGCCGCAAGATCATCGTCGACACCTACGGCGGCATGGGCCGTCACGGCGGTGGCTGCTTCTCCGGCAAGGATCCTACCAAGGTTGATCGCTCCGCTGCCTATGCAGCACGTTGGGTCGCTAAGAACGTCGTGGCTGCCGGCTTGGCACACCGCTGCGAGATCGAGCTTGCCTACGCAATCGGCATTCCGCAGCCGCTGTCCATCATGGCTGACACCTTCGGTACCGCTGAGGTGGACGACGATATCATCGAGAAGGCCGTCGAGAAGGTCTTCGACCTGCGTCCGGGTGCGATCATCCGCGACCTCAAGCTGCGCCGCCCGATCTACCAGAAGACCGCGGCCTATGGCCACTTCGGTCGTAAGGATCCGGACTTCACCTGGGAGAACACTGACAGAGTCGATGAGCTCAAGAAGGCTGTCGCTGAGCTTCAGTAA